Proteins encoded together in one Gemmatimonadota bacterium window:
- a CDS encoding biopolymer transporter ExbD — protein MAHGKHKPVMIDMTPMVDIAFLLLIFFMATTQFKAPESIPILLPESHSVIKLPESDVVILTVGPRPENSLFWRLEPQPEVSIEMSDMERALVEARIRNPRLRIAIKAHKDAEFGVISDMMEILQKTNNTRFNLVTNFEDDGGSSSDDEPTSLRPVNHDLVRR, from the coding sequence ATGGCGCACGGAAAACACAAGCCGGTGATGATCGACATGACGCCGATGGTGGACATCGCCTTCCTGCTGCTCATCTTCTTCATGGCCACGACCCAGTTCAAGGCCCCGGAATCGATTCCCATTCTTCTGCCCGAATCGCATTCGGTGATCAAGTTGCCTGAATCGGACGTCGTGATCCTGACGGTCGGTCCAAGACCCGAGAACAGCCTGTTCTGGCGGCTGGAGCCCCAGCCCGAGGTGTCGATCGAGATGTCGGACATGGAGAGGGCGCTGGTGGAAGCGCGAATCCGCAACCCCAGGCTGCGAATCGCCATCAAGGCGCACAAGGATGCCGAGTTCGGCGTTATCAGCGACATGATGGAGATCCTCCAGAAAACAAACAACACCCGGTTCAATCTGGTGACCAATTTCGAGGACGACGGCGGGTCGTCGTCTGACGATGAGCCGACCAGCCTGCGACCGGTCAACCACGACCTGGTAAGGAGGTGA
- a CDS encoding biopolymer transporter ExbD: protein MAAVQGTQKASDRKKEGAKKKKPRDQIFIDMTPMVDIAFLLLIFFMVTTVFRAPQTMELNIPPDKDDKVEIAESNVLLIYMLDDDRMFWQIGRDMTPEELVLEDVQDFIKEKETENAEEHDGESKLVTLVMIQRTSPYEQMVNVMDELQLGAIDRFSITVLEQDKYEEVFGS, encoded by the coding sequence ATGGCAGCTGTCCAGGGCACTCAGAAAGCCAGCGACAGGAAGAAGGAAGGCGCCAAGAAGAAAAAGCCGCGCGACCAGATCTTCATCGACATGACGCCCATGGTGGACATCGCATTCCTCCTGCTCATCTTCTTCATGGTCACCACGGTATTCAGGGCGCCGCAGACCATGGAGCTCAACATTCCGCCCGACAAGGACGACAAGGTCGAGATCGCGGAATCGAACGTGCTGCTGATCTACATGCTGGACGACGACCGCATGTTCTGGCAGATCGGCCGGGACATGACGCCGGAGGAGTTGGTGCTGGAAGACGTCCAGGACTTCATCAAGGAAAAGGAAACGGAGAACGCCGAGGAGCATGACGGCGAATCCAAGCTGGTGACCCTGGTGATGATACAGCGCACGAGTCCCTACGAGCAGATGGTCAATGTCATGGACGAACTGCAGTTGGGCGCCATCGACCGTTTCAGCATAACGGTCCTGGAGCAGGATAAGTACGAGGAGGTGTTTGGCTCATGA
- a CDS encoding MotA/TolQ/ExbB proton channel family protein: MIIIVLCFIVSYIIFEYFLPQFVKDGGPVVIGLMVLTMLDITFIIERSLTLKKARGKRSQVAFLKDAMGAIRNNDVTRAVNLCNAQQGTMANVLRAGLERFETIADENLTSDRQVQEIKRAFDEANALETPLLERNLIALQTIATIATLVGLLGTTIGMIRAFAAMANEGAPDAIQLALGISEALINTAGGLAAAIMGIVAYNYFVNKVDMFTYAVDEVAQEVLAILTGRA, encoded by the coding sequence ATGATCATCATCGTCCTTTGCTTTATTGTTTCCTACATCATTTTCGAGTACTTCCTACCCCAGTTCGTAAAGGACGGCGGACCGGTGGTTATCGGCCTCATGGTGCTCACCATGCTGGACATCACCTTCATCATAGAGCGTTCGCTGACGCTGAAGAAAGCCCGCGGGAAGCGGTCGCAGGTGGCCTTTCTCAAGGACGCCATGGGGGCGATCCGCAACAATGATGTCACCCGGGCGGTCAACCTGTGCAATGCTCAGCAGGGTACCATGGCGAACGTGCTGCGCGCAGGCCTCGAGCGTTTCGAGACCATCGCCGATGAGAACCTGACGAGCGACCGGCAGGTGCAGGAGATCAAGCGGGCCTTCGACGAAGCCAACGCCCTGGAGACTCCGCTGCTCGAACGCAACCTGATCGCGCTGCAGACCATCGCCACCATCGCCACGCTGGTGGGGCTGCTCGGAACGACGATCGGCATGATCCGCGCCTTTGCCGCCATGGCCAACGAAGGTGCGCCGGACGCCATTCAACTCGCGCTCGGCATCTCCGAAGCGCTGATCAACACGGCGGGCGGGCTGGCCGCGGCCATCATGGGTATCGTAGCGTACAACTACTTCGTCAACAAGGTGGACATGTTCACCTACGCCGTCGACGAAGTGGCACAGGAAGTCCTGGCCATTCTTACCGGCCGGGCCTAA